The Equus quagga isolate Etosha38 chromosome 2, UCLA_HA_Equagga_1.0, whole genome shotgun sequence genome has a window encoding:
- the NGDN gene encoding neuroguidin isoform X2 codes for MAASGVVESDLQSAVRLLKNLQEQVTAVTAQVQALTKKVQARAFPTEKVLEKLRPLDQKLKYQIDKLVKTAATGSLSENDPLRFKPRPSNMMSKLSSEDEEEDEAEEGQSESSGKKSVKGTAKKYVPPRLVPVHYDETEAEREKKRLERAKRRALSSSVIRELKEQYSDAPEEIRDARHPHVTRQSQEDQHRINYEESMMVRLSVSKREKGWRKRANVMSSQLHSLTHFGDISALTGGTPHLDEDQNPVKKRKKIPKKGQKKKRFSEAAVIMGVHIYIYFCHPGMLLISLYVGFFLGIH; via the exons GGGGTGGTAGAGTCAGACCTGCAAAGTGCCGTGAGACTTCTGAAGAACCTTCAGGAGCAG GTGACGGCTGTAACTGCACAAGTGCAAGCTCTAACGAAAAAAGTTCAAGCTAGAGCCTTTCCTACAGAGAAG GTTTTAGAAAAGCTTCGTCCCTTGGACCAAAAACTGAAGTATCAAATTGACAAACTGGTCAAGACTGCAGCAACAGGCAGCCTCA GTGAGAACGACCCCCTCCGTTTTAAGCCTCGTCCCAGCAATATGATGAGCAAG TTGAGCtctgaggatgaggaggaagatgaAGCAGAGGAAGGCCAGTCTGAGTCTTCAGGAAAGAAATCTGTAAAAGGAACAGCTAAGAAATATGTTCCACCACGCTTGGTTCCGGTACATTATG ATGAAACAGAAGCTGAGCGGGAGAAGAAGCGCCTGGAACGAGCCAAGAGACGGGCACTGAGCAGCTCTGTCATTCGTGAGCTTAAGGAACAGTACTCAGATGCTCCAGAGGAAATCCGTGATGCTCGGCATCCTCATGTTACTCGCCAGAGTCAGGAGGATCAACACAG GATTAACTATGAGGAGAGCATGATGGTGCGTTTAAGTGTCAGTAAGCGAGAGAAAGGATGGCGAAAACGAGCAAATGTCATGAGCTCACAGCTTCATTCCCTCACGCACTTCGGTGACATCAGTGCTTTGACAGGAGGAACGCCTCATCTTGATGAG GATCAGAATCCTGTTAAGAAGCGGAAGAAGATACCTAAGAAAGGTCAGAAGAAAAAA AGGTTTTCGGAGGCGGCGGTGATTATGggtgtacatatttatatatatttttgtcatccTGGGATGCTTCTAATTTCACTGTATGTAGGTTTTTTCCTTGGAATTCATTAA
- the NGDN gene encoding neuroguidin isoform X1 yields MAASGVVESDLQSAVRLLKNLQEQVTAVTAQVQALTKKVQARAFPTEKGLSLLEVKDQLLLMYLMDLSHLILDKASGGSLQGHAAVLRLVEIRTVLEKLRPLDQKLKYQIDKLVKTAATGSLSENDPLRFKPRPSNMMSKLSSEDEEEDEAEEGQSESSGKKSVKGTAKKYVPPRLVPVHYDETEAEREKKRLERAKRRALSSSVIRELKEQYSDAPEEIRDARHPHVTRQSQEDQHRINYEESMMVRLSVSKREKGWRKRANVMSSQLHSLTHFGDISALTGGTPHLDEDQNPVKKRKKIPKKGQKKKGFRRRR; encoded by the exons GGGGTGGTAGAGTCAGACCTGCAAAGTGCCGTGAGACTTCTGAAGAACCTTCAGGAGCAG GTGACGGCTGTAACTGCACAAGTGCAAGCTCTAACGAAAAAAGTTCAAGCTAGAGCCTTTCCTACAGAGAAG GGTCTCAGCCTCTTGGAAGTGAAAGACCAGCTGCTGCTCATGTACCTTATGGATTTGAGCCATCTCATCCTGGACAAAGCCTCAGGAGGGTCTCTTCAGGGACATGCTGCAGTTTTGAGACTGGTGGAGATTCGCACA GTTTTAGAAAAGCTTCGTCCCTTGGACCAAAAACTGAAGTATCAAATTGACAAACTGGTCAAGACTGCAGCAACAGGCAGCCTCA GTGAGAACGACCCCCTCCGTTTTAAGCCTCGTCCCAGCAATATGATGAGCAAG TTGAGCtctgaggatgaggaggaagatgaAGCAGAGGAAGGCCAGTCTGAGTCTTCAGGAAAGAAATCTGTAAAAGGAACAGCTAAGAAATATGTTCCACCACGCTTGGTTCCGGTACATTATG ATGAAACAGAAGCTGAGCGGGAGAAGAAGCGCCTGGAACGAGCCAAGAGACGGGCACTGAGCAGCTCTGTCATTCGTGAGCTTAAGGAACAGTACTCAGATGCTCCAGAGGAAATCCGTGATGCTCGGCATCCTCATGTTACTCGCCAGAGTCAGGAGGATCAACACAG GATTAACTATGAGGAGAGCATGATGGTGCGTTTAAGTGTCAGTAAGCGAGAGAAAGGATGGCGAAAACGAGCAAATGTCATGAGCTCACAGCTTCATTCCCTCACGCACTTCGGTGACATCAGTGCTTTGACAGGAGGAACGCCTCATCTTGATGAG GATCAGAATCCTGTTAAGAAGCGGAAGAAGATACCTAAGAAAGGTCAGAAGAAAAAAG GTTTTCGGAGGCGGCGGTGA